ATAAAGGTGATTTTCAGGAAATATTCCAGACAGGCGCTCCTTATGTGAATACATCTATGTCGGAATATATCGTTGACGACCAGCTTGTTCTGGTGCCGATTGCTGTTTTTGTATTGCTTTTCACTATTATGCTGACACTCGGCAACTATCACGGAGCAATAGTGCCGACAATAAATGCCGCAATAAGTATTTTTTGGACGTTTGGCTTAATGCGATTGCTGAGCATACCGATAAATCCCCTTACTGCTATAGTGCCCGCTATTATGATTGTTATAGGCTCAACAGAAGATACACATATGGTCACTGAGTTTTTAGAAGCCACTTCCAAGGGCGAGCCTCCGAGAGAGGCTGTGCTTATCGGTATAGGCAAAAAGCTCGGCATGGCATTTTTCTTAACCGCGCTTACCACAGTTATCGGTTTTGGCACGATTGCCTTTACTGATGTGGTTATCCTGCAGGATTTCGGAATAGCTTCAGGCATAGGGTTTTTCCTGAACTTTTTCATAACAGTAACCATGACGCCGGTATATCTCAGGTTTTTCGGCAAGTCCATTATGGCAAGAGGGTTCCATAAAGACACAAAAGGCAGCAAGCTTCTTGAAAAAATCGTGCATAAAGTAATCTACTGGGGCTATCAATACAGAAGAAGAATAATAATCGCAAGCTCTTTTGCCCTGATAATCTCGTTGATTGCTTCAGCTTTCATATATGTCAACAATGATGTCATATCATACTTTAAGAAAAGTTCTCCTATTGTAAAGGCTGCCGAAAAAATGCATGAAAACCTGTCGGGGCAGAATATCTTTTATGTCGTCTTTGAAAAAGATACGGGTGATTTTAAAAGCGCAGCCAGCCTTAAAAAGATAGAGGAGGCTGAAGCATACCTGAGAAACCTAAAGGTATTCGATACAGTGCTAAGCCTCCCCGACTACATATCACTCGTAAACAAAGGGATGCAGAACGGAGACCCTGCATTTCACAAGGTCCCTGACTCTGATAATTTGATATCACAATACCTGCTGTTCTTCCAGCGGAATGACATAGAGCGGTTCGTCTCAGGAGATTACTCTAAAGTCAATATCATGGTTCGTCATAATATTAATTCTTCCACAGAGTTAAATAATCTTGTTGAAAAAATCAAAAAAGATTTAAACAGCGGACGTTACGGCAAATACAGCAATGTTTTAATTACAGGCGAAGGAATTTTAATTGCAGATGCCGCTGAGAACTTTATATCAGGACAGCTCACATCTCTTATTTCAACAGCCGTAATGATAGCTGCAATAATGGCGTTCCTTTTTATGTCATGGAAAGCAGGATTGATTGTGCTAATACCAAATCTGCTTCCGGTTGCCATATTCTTCGGCCTGATGGGAATTGCGGGAATTCCATTAAATGCGGGGACTGTTATGGTGGCGGCGGTTACCATTGGCATTGCCGTTGATGACACCACTGTATTTATGGTTCTTTACAACCAGAACCTTAAAAAATACGGTGATGAAAAAAAGGCGCTTGAAGATACGCTTATCGCGGAAATCAAACCTATATTCATTTCAAGCGTCTCGCTGGCAGTAGGGTTTGGGACCTTGGTCTTTTCGAAGTTCGTTCCCATAGTTCAGTTTGGCGCTCTCAGCGCATTTGTTATGGTCATCGCAGTTGTTACGGAATTGTTCATAACCCCTATGACGCTCTCATCTGTACGCCTTATCACTTTGTGGGATGTTATCGGCCTTGAGCTGAGAGACCGGCTCATCAAACAGTCCTTATTGCTTGAAGGCCTGAGCAAGTTCCAGATACGGCGGCTGATTCTGATGTCCCACATGCAGGATGCTAAGGCAGGAGAGCAGATAATCCGTGAAGGCGATGCGGGAGACAAAATGTATCTCGTTGTGGACGGTGAGATGTCCGTGTCTAAAGATGTCAATGGCAAACGGGCGTCTATTGCCACATTGGAACCTGGCGATGTATTCGGAGAAATTGCGCTTGTAAGCAGTCAGCCGAGGACAGCTGATGTGTTTGCTGTAACTAATGCAAAGCTTTTATCGCTTGACTGGAAAACACTTGAGAGATTGCGCCGCCTGAGCCCGTTCATCACTTCAAAGCTTTTCCTCAATATCTCAAAGATTTTAGGAAACCGCCTTATAGAAACTACGGACAAAATGGTATGCCGCATATAAGATTCTGTTTAACAGCCATCATATTTATTCTGTTTTCAACAGTTGTTTTTGCACAGGACGAAACCCCGAAGGCTGACGACCTTGATGCGTTGCTGTCATCGGACAAGCCTGCAAAACAGGAAGAAAAAAACCCTTTTTACAATGCCTTCAAACAGGCGAAATGGACCTGGAATGCAATAGGATATAATTTCACAAAGCACAACGAACATCAGGACCAGGGCAGGGGGGACGATACAAAGTTCAGGCAGTTCTACACGCAGTTATTAATGGATACATGGCTGGAGCTGATGAAATATGAAATTAAGGTTGATCTGCTTCTGCAGTACGGCTCTGAAAAAGACCAGTACGGCCCAAGCCGGGCTGCATATTTTTCACAGTTGTATGTAAAGAAAAAACTTGAAACATCAGATCTTGTCTTTGGATATAAATACATAGAAGACGGAATAAGCACGCTTTACTCTCCGGCAAAACGCATCGCAAAGTATGACGCTGGCCATCCCACAGACCCGGACAAACTGGGAGTCTGGCAGGCGTCATGGACGTATTATTACACCGGAAACAACAGTACGGAGTTGAGGCTGCTTCCCTATTTTCAGAAATCGCGGTATCCGCCTGAAGCTTCGCGATGGAGCGCAGGCAAAGGCGACTATGACCTCGTTGATTCGGATATCCCAGGTCAGGTTGATACGGACTATCAGATTACAGAAAAGAAAATACGGCACCATCTGACTGATTCAGGCTTTATGGCCAAGCAGAAAATGACAGTTGAAGGCGTTGATTTTTTTGTAAGCGCGTATGAGGGATACCTGCCAACCCCTGTGCTTAAGCGCGTGAGTTCCAATCAATATGAGAAACAGTATATAAAGGGCGGCATTATTGCAGCAGGATTTTCCACAGTGCAGGGCAAATGGGAATGGCACGGCGAAGGCGCATGCGAAATTCCTGAGAACAGGAAAGAGGATACTTATATCAACTATGTATTTGGAACCGAATACGATCTCAATACATTTATGAAGATTGACGTTATAGACTCTGCCAAGCTCATTGTTGAGTATTCAAACGAATGGGTGCTTGAAGACCAGAATCACCCTGACTATCC
This genomic stretch from Nitrospirota bacterium harbors:
- a CDS encoding MMPL family transporter: MEKLVRFSYDKPWIIILITALLTIALAIPALQLKIDVSSDRFMARDTPEKKRYEETKKVFGSDVLSFVYIRDSDLFTEKKLSRLRVMFDQLANMKGVEKAESLFTINNIKGQQGMIDTAPLLDIIPGDPNELLIKQKDAIENPVIYRNFISPDGKSTVISLYLSRDKKDDKFDSRIKKDIEKVTSEYKGDFQEIFQTGAPYVNTSMSEYIVDDQLVLVPIAVFVLLFTIMLTLGNYHGAIVPTINAAISIFWTFGLMRLLSIPINPLTAIVPAIMIVIGSTEDTHMVTEFLEATSKGEPPREAVLIGIGKKLGMAFFLTALTTVIGFGTIAFTDVVILQDFGIASGIGFFLNFFITVTMTPVYLRFFGKSIMARGFHKDTKGSKLLEKIVHKVIYWGYQYRRRIIIASSFALIISLIASAFIYVNNDVISYFKKSSPIVKAAEKMHENLSGQNIFYVVFEKDTGDFKSAASLKKIEEAEAYLRNLKVFDTVLSLPDYISLVNKGMQNGDPAFHKVPDSDNLISQYLLFFQRNDIERFVSGDYSKVNIMVRHNINSSTELNNLVEKIKKDLNSGRYGKYSNVLITGEGILIADAAENFISGQLTSLISTAVMIAAIMAFLFMSWKAGLIVLIPNLLPVAIFFGLMGIAGIPLNAGTVMVAAVTIGIAVDDTTVFMVLYNQNLKKYGDEKKALEDTLIAEIKPIFISSVSLAVGFGTLVFSKFVPIVQFGALSAFVMVIAVVTELFITPMTLSSVRLITLWDVIGLELRDRLIKQSLLLEGLSKFQIRRLILMSHMQDAKAGEQIIREGDAGDKMYLVVDGEMSVSKDVNGKRASIATLEPGDVFGEIALVSSQPRTADVFAVTNAKLLSLDWKTLERLRRLSPFITSKLFLNISKILGNRLIETTDKMVCRI